A segment of the Bacteroidota bacterium genome:
CGATAAGAAACTGGCCAGCGAGAACTGCACTTGCCTTACCGCTTAAACCCCAGTGGCGAATGAGCGCTTGTTAGCGGTTCGTTGTTTTACTCGCCAGGTTTGGCAATTTCTCTAATTTCTACACTAGTACCATCACCATTAAGTATTGGACATCTTTTAGCAATTTTTTCTGCATCTTTTATGTTTTTTGCAAAAATAATAATATATCCTGCTACAGATTCATTATCCTTTGTGTATGGGCCATCTAATTCTTCTTGCTTCGGTTTAAGAACTTTTCCGTTTCTTGAAAAATGATTGCCTCCATCTCCTAATTGTCCCTTATCTGAAATATCATTAATCCATTCCATCCATTGAGTCATATACAATTTCATTTGTTCTGGTGAAGGCTGAGCGTCCTTGCTTGTAATGTCCATCCTGAACATTAATACAAA
Coding sequences within it:
- a CDS encoding YciI family protein, which codes for MKEFVLMFRMDITSKDAQPSPEQMKLYMTQWMEWINDISDKGQLGDGGNHFSRNGKVLKPKQEELDGPYTKDNESVAGYIIIFAKNIKDAEKIAKRCPILNGDGTSVEIREIAKPGE